The genomic stretch TTTTGTGGTGATCTTGGAATATCATGATCAGAGTTATGCTTCAGTGTCACGATTCAGGACCTAATGGATTTAGGTTGGTTCTCATATcggggatgtttggatgttgTCATCCCTTGGAGAAAGTCTGACAAACTGTTTTTGTTGCAGTAGGAGGATTAATTTTAGATGGTTTTGTGGTTTGAGTCAAAACCAGGGTAAAGCTATATCAAATTTGATGATGGTACCATGGAAGAATAAAGAGCTTGTTCTAGGACACTATAGTTTATCTTTATGATGAAAACATGTTCCAAATCTTTAACCCAAAAGGCCAAAACCGTCCTGATTATGATAACTCTAATGTTGTCTGAACTCGCATCTTGGTATTTATAGATGTTAATTCTTTATATCCATGTGCCTATGCGCCTCTGTAAGTTATGACATCCATGGCAACGGGTTATGACTAATGTGTTCCTTGTTGGCTTTTCTGCCAGAATCTGCTGGCCTTTTACATCCCTGAAATAGACTATTTGTTTTAATAATTGTGAGAATCAGTCTGTATTTTGTTTTCTATATTGCTTACCTTTTGACTTCAAGCTACTCATCTGCTTTCATATTCTGGTGATCATGACGCGAATGCGAGTCATTATCATTGTATATCTTGATGGTGCTCTCTTGTTCTTCAGCTTAATGTCGCCGTTGATTTCGGTCCatacgttgtaaaatttctgaCGCTGTGACGCATATGCTACCAAATAAGCATCTTTTATGGTGGCCAACAGGTTGAGGAGGATCTGACACTTGACCAACTCCGATCGAGATTCGGATGAGTCCAACAACGGAGTGACGTTTATTTTGGTCTTTCCTGATGCTACCCACAAATACTGTCGCCCAAATTGGTTGGTTGCGGAGTGCTGTCATGCTGAGGAATGTAAACTGTGCTTCGTGCATCTTCTGATTCGGGGGCAGGGCGATTGCAGAGTTAAAGTAGACCTGATCTTGGGTGTCCTCGCTGAACGCGTCCCTCTGATTCTGAACAGGACCACGTACCGACCATGGCTGCCTACGATCGATGCGACTGTTTCGATGTGAACTTGCGATTGTTCGCTACAGAGTTCTGCatcaatactccctccgtcctaaattatagatcattttagctATTCTAGATGCATAAGTATTATAATGCATCTAAGCATAAGGTATATCTAAGTGTCAGCTTCACACTGCATTTAATTCATACCCAACATCTGCCCCGTGAAATAAATAGTAGTAATAATCAGTAAACGCAGGAAAGGCAAGAGAACCAACAGCCATCAAACTGTGCATTTCCATTTCTGAACGGGAACACACTGCATTTCAGAAGAAACAGTTCTGCCATACAATGGAGAGGTATGCACAGGAAAAATGCATCACACGACACGGTAGAGGCCAAAATGAAGTATGAACAAGAACCGCACACCGTTCGACAAGCATATCACCAGTGCTCCATCAAAGCTTAACAGTCGGTTTCTTCTCAAGATGAGGACTGGACATTCCCTGAGAACATATGAATTTTTGACAGGTCAGAAACTGTGAATCTGCAGGGGATCAAGTCAGGGATCCATGTAAGGTTCCCTGTAGCACAGAGACAGGTCCAGAGATCACGAATCAGTAGTCTCTGCATCAGCACTTTGCCGTGAACTATCATTGGTAGCGTCACGAAGATCACCACCTTCACCCCAAGCAGGTGCCATAAGCTCGTCAAACTGCAGCATAGCAGACAATAACCCATGCAGCAATGGTGAGGTTGTTGAACAGATCATATCTTGCAATGAACTTCGAAATAGAAGCCGCTTCCATCTCAAAGCATGCACGGGGTCCACAGCTCGCGGGTTTGCAGAAGGGTGCTTCCTTTTGATATGCTTGCAGAGCTCTCTGTATGTGCCCACGTATGAACAGCCATCTTGCATGCAGCTCCTCCTCTTGTGATTCAACTTCTTACGAGCAGGCTCAACCAATGTATATCCCTTAACCTCACCACGGCAAAGGGGACATGTGACCTCAATTGTATCCGGGTCCTCAGAGCTTTCTTTTCTGCATGACTCTACAAGCTGATCAAGACAATTTGCGTGCTGGAAGTTGGAGGCACAGATATACGGACGACAGCCATTGTCATGAGAAGAACAGAGTAGAAGAACAGCATTGTGTGGGAATTCCATGCATACTGGACAGGTTGCATCTGTCCATGCACATTTCTCTGTTGCTGCAAATGCTAGCTCCTGGCTGGCGGCCCTCTTCTTAAAGATGCAATGACCGCTGGGTTTCTGATAATGTGATGATCTGAGCTGACGAGATGAACTTTTCTTGTTCCTCATATAGTTGGCCATCCTGAAAATAACTGTAAGATGTCATATTAAGTAAGATGTCATGAAGtctataaaaagaaaattcaCATTGTCCATATTACAATGAAAAATTGAAGGAGCCTGGCTGACAGTATGATTGCAAGCACAatgatatttctttttttccttaattGTTCTGACCTCTTAATAAATGGATAAGAGACCTATCCCAATGTCAAAACTCAAGAAGGATAGCTCAATAATAAAtcaatttttcacattttctttttttatcctCATTCTTATTCTATAAGCATGGAATAGAAGTTGAACATTGATACTACCTCATTCACAAATAATGT from Setaria italica strain Yugu1 chromosome II, Setaria_italica_v2.0, whole genome shotgun sequence encodes the following:
- the LOC101782355 gene encoding uncharacterized protein LOC101782355, with protein sequence MANYMRNKKSSSRQLRSSHYQKPSGHCIFKKRAASQELAFAATEKCAWTDATCPVCMEFPHNAVLLLCSSHDNGCRPYICASNFQHANCLDQLVESCRKESSEDPDTIEVTCPLCRGEVKGYTLVEPARKKLNHKRRSCMQDGCSYVGTYRELCKHIKRKHPSANPRAVDPVHALRWKRLLFRSSLQDMICSTTSPLLHGLLSAMLQFDELMAPAWGEGGDLRDATNDSSRQSADAETTDS